One stretch of Nesterenkonia halotolerans DNA includes these proteins:
- the pheS gene encoding phenylalanine--tRNA ligase subunit alpha, with product MSTPETPHPLDESAIERSVEAAIAAFAAAGDLEELKAARLAHTGDKAPIVLANRQIGTLDKTEKAAAGKLLGGARGKIQKALAARTEVLEVEHAERILVEETVDVTAAGRRRPLGARHPLSVLQERVSDVFIAMGWEIAEGPEIESEWFNFDALNIAPDHPSREMQDTFFVEPPEAHLVLRTHTSPVQIRSLLSRELPVYVLCPGKTFRTDELDATHTPVFHQFEGIAVDKGLTMADLKGTLEHFARRMLGEDAAIRLRPAYFPFTEPSAELDVWHPEAKGGPRWIEWGGCGMINPAVLRAAGVDPEEYTGFAFGMGIERTLMFRNGVPDMRDMIEGDIRFSQHFGMEV from the coding sequence ATGTCCACGCCCGAAACACCGCACCCCCTGGACGAGTCCGCCATCGAGCGCAGCGTCGAGGCGGCCATTGCGGCCTTCGCCGCGGCGGGGGATCTCGAAGAGCTCAAGGCCGCGCGCCTCGCCCACACCGGTGACAAGGCCCCGATCGTGCTGGCCAACCGCCAGATCGGGACCCTGGACAAGACGGAGAAGGCCGCCGCAGGCAAGCTGCTCGGCGGCGCTCGCGGGAAGATCCAGAAGGCACTGGCCGCCCGCACCGAGGTGCTCGAGGTGGAGCACGCCGAGCGGATCCTCGTGGAGGAGACCGTCGATGTCACCGCAGCGGGCCGGCGTCGTCCGCTCGGTGCCCGGCACCCGCTCTCCGTGCTGCAGGAACGGGTCTCCGACGTCTTCATCGCGATGGGCTGGGAGATCGCCGAGGGGCCGGAGATCGAGTCGGAATGGTTCAACTTCGACGCGCTGAACATCGCCCCGGACCACCCGTCACGGGAGATGCAGGACACGTTCTTCGTGGAGCCTCCCGAGGCGCACCTGGTGCTGCGCACCCATACCTCCCCGGTGCAGATCCGCTCGCTGCTCAGCCGCGAGCTGCCGGTCTATGTGCTCTGCCCGGGCAAGACCTTCCGCACCGATGAGCTCGACGCGACCCACACCCCGGTGTTCCACCAGTTCGAGGGCATCGCGGTGGACAAGGGCCTGACCATGGCCGACCTGAAGGGGACCCTGGAGCACTTCGCGCGGCGGATGCTCGGCGAGGACGCCGCCATCCGGCTGCGCCCGGCGTACTTTCCGTTCACCGAACCCTCCGCCGAACTCGACGTCTGGCACCCGGAGGCCAAGGGCGGCCCGCGCTGGATCGAGTGGGGCGGCTGCGGGATGATCAACCCCGCCGTGCTGCGAGCGGCCGGCGTGGATCCCGAGGAGTACACCGGCTTCGCCTTCGGCATGGGCATCGAGCGGACGCTGATGTTCCGCAACGGCGTCCCGGACATGCGCGACATGATCGAGGGCGACATCCGCTTCAGCCAGCACTTCGGAATGGAGGTCTGA
- a CDS encoding N-acetylglucosamine-6-phosphate deacetylase: protein MDHVLFADAALTPEGTLGPYWLRLVDERIVEAGHGRPPRGPDEHVTDAVVAPGFVDVHAHGGGAAAFTDGAASGERALAAHRRRGTTTMLASLVSAPVSVLLEQAEELRPLVDSGELAGVHLEGPWLSQEHRGAHETDMLSAPTPDAVSTLLGHPARDLIRYVTLAPERDGAGEAIARMRAAGFTLGVGHTGASCDQTREAIAAGATAATHLFNGMKGLHHRDPGPALALLEDPTAFLELISDGVHLDAEMVRFVWDYATRNGGPQRPVLVSDAMPGAAAPDGRYRLGTVDVEVRDSVARRVTPDGTLGAIAGSTLTLSAAVRESILRSSIDPALALMAATSNPAEMIGIDDAGRLLPGGRADLVLLDSAWNVSRVMHRGGWIDDARA, encoded by the coding sequence ATGGATCACGTGCTCTTCGCTGACGCTGCCCTGACCCCCGAAGGGACGCTGGGGCCCTATTGGCTTCGCCTCGTGGACGAGAGGATCGTCGAGGCTGGGCACGGCAGACCTCCGCGGGGTCCTGACGAACACGTCACGGATGCGGTGGTGGCCCCTGGTTTCGTCGATGTGCATGCTCATGGTGGCGGGGCTGCCGCCTTCACGGATGGCGCGGCTTCCGGGGAGCGGGCGCTGGCCGCTCATCGCCGAAGAGGTACGACCACCATGCTGGCCTCCCTGGTCAGCGCTCCGGTGTCCGTGCTCCTGGAACAGGCCGAAGAGCTGCGCCCCCTGGTGGACTCCGGCGAACTCGCGGGGGTTCACCTGGAAGGGCCGTGGCTGAGTCAGGAGCACCGCGGGGCGCATGAGACCGACATGCTGAGCGCCCCGACCCCCGACGCCGTTTCCACTCTGCTCGGACACCCAGCAAGAGACCTGATCCGGTACGTGACACTCGCACCCGAGCGCGACGGGGCAGGAGAGGCGATCGCACGGATGCGCGCCGCCGGGTTCACGCTGGGAGTCGGTCACACCGGCGCCAGCTGCGATCAGACGCGAGAAGCGATCGCCGCGGGAGCTACTGCTGCCACCCATCTGTTCAACGGAATGAAGGGTCTTCATCATCGAGATCCCGGCCCGGCGCTGGCCCTGCTGGAGGATCCCACTGCTTTCCTGGAGCTGATCAGCGACGGCGTTCACCTGGACGCCGAGATGGTCCGCTTCGTCTGGGACTACGCGACGCGCAACGGTGGCCCCCAGCGCCCCGTCTTGGTGTCAGACGCCATGCCCGGAGCCGCCGCCCCGGACGGCCGTTACAGGCTCGGAACGGTCGATGTTGAGGTCCGCGACAGCGTAGCGCGACGAGTCACGCCCGACGGAACCCTCGGCGCTATTGCTGGCTCTACCCTCACCCTCTCGGCTGCCGTGCGCGAGAGCATTCTTCGTTCGAGCATTGACCCCGCGCTCGCGCTGATGGCTGCAACCTCCAACCCTGCCGAGATGATCGGGATCGACGACGCCGGCAGACTGCTCCCGGGCGGGCGTGCGGATCTGGTGCTGCTGGACTCCGCCTGGAATGTGAGCCGGGTGATGCACCGCGGTGGGTGGATCGATGACGCGCGGGCATGA
- a CDS encoding GntR family transcriptional regulator encodes MTKYHDVRNQLLDRLDQMSAGDPFPPERDLAQELGVSRMTLRRAIDELVARGAVRRRHGAGVFALGPKLDQPLLASSFSEDMRARGLRPGARTLAFEVLPAGARFGRRLNIEPSDEITRVTRLRLADDEPIAVEELNVPRHLMPDLLAADLEDRSFYDLLRERLGISVRRSVQTIEPTVLDSDEAKDLHVPLHSPALMFERTSWGPEGQPIEFVRSLYRGDRYKIRTELSVPAMNVEETS; translated from the coding sequence GTGACCAAATACCACGATGTGCGCAATCAGCTCCTGGATCGCCTGGACCAGATGTCTGCAGGAGACCCGTTCCCCCCTGAGCGAGATCTCGCTCAAGAGCTCGGTGTGTCCCGGATGACGCTTCGGCGCGCGATCGATGAGCTTGTGGCTCGTGGCGCCGTGCGTCGCCGCCACGGAGCCGGAGTTTTCGCGCTGGGCCCCAAGTTGGACCAGCCGCTGCTTGCCAGCTCATTTTCTGAGGACATGCGAGCACGGGGGCTGCGTCCAGGTGCTCGGACTCTCGCATTCGAGGTGCTGCCTGCTGGAGCTCGTTTCGGTCGTCGGCTGAACATCGAACCGTCGGACGAGATCACCCGGGTGACGCGCCTCAGGCTCGCCGATGACGAGCCCATCGCCGTGGAGGAGCTCAACGTTCCTCGACACCTGATGCCAGATCTCCTGGCAGCAGACCTGGAGGATCGTTCCTTCTACGACCTGCTCCGCGAGCGACTGGGCATCAGCGTGCGGCGCAGCGTCCAGACCATCGAGCCCACCGTTCTCGACAGTGACGAGGCGAAAGACCTGCACGTGCCGCTGCATTCCCCCGCGTTGATGTTTGAACGCACCTCATGGGGCCCCGAAGGCCAGCCCATCGAGTTTGTGCGTTCCCTCTATCGCGGGGACCGCTACAAGATCCGGACTGAACTGAGCGTGCCGGCGATGAACGTGGAGGAGACCTCATGA
- a CDS encoding glycoside hydrolase family 13 protein has translation MSFTSTAQAPAHSAALGTDPQWWRQAAVYQIYPRSFADADANGIGDLRGITSRVQYLQDLGIDAVWLSPFYPSALADGGYDVDDYRDVDPKIGTLEDFDAMIEALHRAGIRLIVDIVPNHTSDRHEWFLEALASPKGSAARDRYIFRDGTGPGGDQPPSDWTSIFGGPAWTRITEPDGSPGQWFLHSFAKEQPDLNWHNREVHEDFLHTLRFWSDRGVDGFRVDVAHGLSKDLPANLPSQAELDATPKDGSHPIWDRDEVHEIYREWRGVFNEYDPPKIGVAEAWVDSSRRPKYASAEGLGQAFNFDLLEASFDAEQFRETVTFNLELAAQSGSSSTWVLSNHDVVRHATRYGLPPKADGEDKAGTHWLLSGGSSPELQAEEGLRRARAATLFELALPGSAYLYQGEELGLHEVAEISDSDRQDPTFFRSPGFSVGRDGCRVPLPWSSTGAAFGFGDGAAHLPQPEWFADFSVEAQDGAADSTLSLYRRALQLRRELQGADTLEWVELPGAGSDVLAFSRPGGWVCVTNFGKSAVALPAGEVLVSSQPLSTGELPAETTVWLRQH, from the coding sequence TTGTCATTCACCTCCACCGCCCAAGCACCTGCACACTCCGCCGCACTGGGCACCGACCCCCAGTGGTGGCGCCAGGCCGCGGTCTATCAGATCTATCCCCGCTCCTTCGCCGACGCCGATGCCAACGGTATCGGTGACCTGCGCGGGATCACCTCACGCGTGCAGTACCTGCAGGACCTGGGGATCGACGCCGTGTGGCTCAGCCCGTTCTACCCCTCGGCGCTCGCCGACGGCGGCTACGACGTCGACGACTACCGCGACGTCGACCCCAAGATCGGCACGCTGGAGGACTTCGACGCCATGATCGAGGCTCTGCACCGTGCGGGGATCCGACTGATCGTCGACATCGTGCCCAACCACACCTCCGACCGGCACGAATGGTTCCTCGAGGCGCTCGCCTCGCCCAAGGGCTCCGCTGCACGGGATCGCTACATCTTCCGCGATGGCACCGGACCCGGGGGAGACCAGCCGCCATCGGACTGGACCTCGATCTTCGGCGGCCCCGCCTGGACCAGGATCACCGAGCCCGACGGCAGCCCGGGACAGTGGTTCCTGCACAGCTTCGCCAAGGAACAGCCGGATCTGAACTGGCACAACCGCGAGGTGCACGAGGACTTCCTGCACACGCTGCGCTTCTGGTCCGACCGCGGAGTGGACGGGTTCCGGGTCGACGTCGCCCATGGACTCTCCAAGGACCTGCCGGCGAATCTGCCGAGTCAGGCCGAGCTGGACGCCACACCGAAGGACGGGTCCCACCCGATCTGGGACCGGGATGAGGTCCATGAGATCTACCGGGAATGGCGCGGTGTCTTCAACGAATACGATCCGCCCAAGATCGGTGTGGCCGAAGCATGGGTGGACTCCTCGCGGCGCCCGAAGTACGCCTCCGCAGAGGGGCTGGGTCAGGCGTTCAACTTCGACCTGCTCGAGGCCAGCTTCGACGCCGAACAGTTCCGCGAGACGGTGACCTTCAACCTCGAGCTTGCGGCACAGTCCGGGTCCTCGAGCACCTGGGTGCTCTCCAACCATGACGTGGTCCGCCATGCCACCCGCTACGGGCTCCCTCCCAAGGCCGACGGTGAGGACAAGGCCGGGACGCACTGGCTGCTCAGCGGCGGCAGCTCCCCGGAGCTGCAGGCCGAGGAGGGGCTGCGCCGGGCGCGGGCAGCGACCCTCTTCGAGCTCGCGCTGCCCGGCAGCGCCTACCTGTACCAGGGCGAGGAGCTGGGCCTGCATGAGGTCGCCGAGATCTCCGACTCCGACCGTCAGGACCCGACCTTCTTCCGCAGCCCCGGATTCAGCGTGGGCCGCGACGGCTGCCGGGTCCCGCTGCCCTGGTCCAGCACCGGCGCGGCGTTCGGCTTCGGCGACGGCGCGGCACACCTGCCGCAGCCCGAGTGGTTCGCGGACTTCAGCGTGGAGGCCCAGGACGGTGCGGCAGATTCCACGCTGAGCCTCTACCGGCGCGCGCTGCAGCTGCGCCGTGAGCTGCAGGGTGCCGACACGCTGGAATGGGTCGAGCTGCCCGGCGCGGGCAGCGACGTGCTGGCCTTCAGCCGTCCCGGCGGGTGGGTCTGCGTGACGAACTTCGGTAAGTCGGCGGTGGCGCTGCCCGCCGGTGAGGTGCTCGTCAGCTCACAGCCGCTGAGCACAGGGGAGCTTCCTGCCGAGACCACGGTCTGGCTGCGTCAGCACTGA
- the pheT gene encoding phenylalanine--tRNA ligase subunit beta has product MRIPLSWIREYTQFPAEGTAEDLMAELVKVGLEEEDVHRPTDFLSGPIVVGEVLEKILEPQSNGKTINWCQVRVVPEGSAQTLTQEGIDPSGVQGIVCGAHNFEVGDKVVVTLPGAVLPGDFRIAARKTYGHVSAGMIASVRELGIGEDHDGILVLSTLGLDPAVGADAMELLGLYDSAAEINVTPDRGYAFSLRGVAREYSHATGTPFIDPAEQITTDDDAARPGLEVSLSDQAPIYGVDGCTRFVTRKVTGIDPEAPTPPWMASRLRLAGMRSISIAVDVSNYVMLELGQPNHCYDAAKLDGGIQVRRAAAGEKLITLDEKERSLHAEDLVIADARGAIGIAGVMGGARTEVDDTTSAVIVEAAYFDPISVSRSKRRHKLPSEASKRFERGVDPQLAPLAAQRVVDLLVQLAGGTDAAELTDAGTPVLPEPIALDPALPEKLTGVAYTQEQIQATLTAIGAEVTQSGDQLLVTPPSWRPDLSIPASLVEEIARLIGYDQIPSRLPVPPAGRGLTVSQQRRRSVYAGLAAAGFTEVLSYPFYSEAANTLFGRAEDTGEPMPMLRLANPIASQHPALRTTVLPGLLEAVRRNVSRGFTDLALFEAGLVFLPKGQLGSATIPALGAYPGEDVLADLDAGIPEQPLHIAAVVSGAEPAELPGVAGRRRDWADAVDAAEKVADLLRVQLEVTQGRHQAFHPGRTAELRLNGVRVGYAGELHPKVIEDQDLPARTSVMELDLSALIAAAPEQVSAASISTFPPTTQDVSLIVAQTLPATTLESTLAEGAGSLLEDIELFDVYSGEHIGEGKKSLAYGLRFRAKDRTLTAEEASEARASAVALAVQRHGAVQR; this is encoded by the coding sequence ATGCGCATTCCGCTTTCTTGGATTCGTGAGTACACCCAGTTCCCCGCCGAGGGCACCGCAGAAGATCTGATGGCCGAGCTGGTCAAGGTCGGACTCGAGGAAGAGGACGTCCACCGTCCCACCGACTTCCTCAGCGGCCCGATCGTCGTCGGCGAGGTGCTGGAGAAGATCCTCGAGCCGCAGTCCAACGGCAAGACCATCAACTGGTGCCAGGTCCGCGTGGTGCCCGAGGGCTCCGCCCAGACCCTGACCCAGGAGGGCATCGACCCCTCCGGCGTGCAGGGCATCGTCTGCGGCGCGCACAACTTCGAGGTCGGGGACAAGGTCGTGGTCACCCTTCCCGGCGCCGTGCTGCCCGGTGACTTCCGCATCGCCGCGCGCAAGACCTACGGGCACGTCTCCGCCGGGATGATCGCCTCGGTGCGCGAGCTCGGCATCGGCGAGGACCATGACGGCATCCTGGTGCTCTCCACGCTGGGCCTCGACCCCGCGGTCGGCGCCGACGCCATGGAGCTGCTGGGTCTCTACGACTCCGCCGCCGAGATCAACGTGACCCCGGACCGCGGCTATGCGTTCTCGCTGCGCGGCGTGGCTCGCGAATACTCCCACGCCACCGGCACGCCGTTCATCGATCCTGCCGAGCAGATCACCACCGACGACGACGCCGCCCGGCCCGGTCTCGAGGTCAGCCTCAGCGATCAGGCCCCGATCTACGGGGTGGACGGCTGCACCCGGTTCGTCACCCGCAAGGTCACCGGCATCGACCCGGAGGCGCCCACCCCGCCGTGGATGGCTTCACGGCTCCGGCTGGCCGGGATGCGTTCGATCAGCATCGCGGTGGACGTGTCCAACTACGTGATGCTCGAACTGGGTCAGCCCAACCACTGCTACGACGCGGCCAAGCTCGACGGCGGCATCCAGGTCCGCCGTGCCGCGGCAGGGGAGAAGCTCATCACCCTGGATGAGAAGGAACGCAGCCTGCACGCCGAGGATCTGGTGATCGCCGATGCGCGCGGTGCCATCGGGATCGCCGGAGTCATGGGCGGTGCGCGCACCGAGGTGGACGACACCACCTCCGCGGTGATCGTGGAGGCGGCGTACTTCGATCCGATCAGCGTCAGCCGCAGCAAGCGCCGGCACAAGCTCCCCTCCGAGGCCTCCAAGCGCTTCGAGCGCGGCGTGGACCCGCAGCTTGCCCCGCTCGCGGCACAGCGGGTCGTGGACCTGCTGGTCCAGCTCGCGGGCGGCACCGACGCGGCTGAGCTCACCGACGCCGGCACTCCGGTCCTGCCCGAGCCGATTGCGCTGGACCCCGCTCTGCCGGAGAAGCTCACCGGCGTGGCGTACACGCAGGAGCAGATCCAGGCGACGCTGACCGCCATCGGAGCCGAGGTGACCCAGTCCGGGGACCAGCTGCTGGTCACCCCGCCCAGCTGGCGCCCCGACCTGAGCATCCCTGCCTCCCTGGTGGAAGAGATCGCGCGGCTCATCGGCTATGACCAGATCCCCTCGCGGCTTCCCGTGCCTCCAGCAGGCAGGGGACTGACCGTCTCACAGCAGCGCCGTCGCAGCGTCTACGCCGGGCTGGCCGCCGCCGGGTTCACCGAGGTGCTCAGCTACCCGTTCTACTCCGAGGCGGCGAACACGCTGTTCGGCCGCGCGGAGGACACCGGCGAGCCGATGCCGATGCTCCGACTGGCCAACCCCATCGCGAGCCAGCATCCCGCGCTGCGGACCACGGTGCTGCCGGGGCTGCTGGAGGCCGTGCGCCGCAACGTCTCACGCGGCTTCACCGATCTCGCGCTCTTCGAGGCTGGACTGGTCTTCCTGCCCAAGGGGCAGCTGGGATCCGCGACGATTCCCGCGCTCGGCGCCTACCCCGGCGAGGACGTGCTGGCGGACCTGGATGCAGGCATCCCGGAGCAGCCGCTGCACATCGCCGCGGTGGTCTCCGGCGCAGAACCGGCCGAGCTGCCAGGTGTGGCGGGCCGGCGTCGAGACTGGGCGGACGCCGTCGACGCCGCAGAGAAGGTTGCGGACCTGCTGCGGGTCCAGCTCGAGGTCACCCAGGGACGCCACCAGGCCTTCCACCCCGGACGGACCGCTGAACTGCGGCTGAACGGCGTCAGGGTCGGCTACGCGGGTGAGCTGCACCCGAAGGTGATCGAGGATCAGGACCTCCCTGCCCGCACCTCGGTGATGGAGCTGGATCTCTCCGCCCTGATCGCCGCCGCACCCGAGCAGGTCAGCGCGGCATCGATCTCGACCTTCCCGCCCACCACCCAGGATGTCTCGCTGATCGTGGCGCAGACGCTGCCCGCGACGACCCTCGAATCCACGCTGGCCGAGGGCGCCGGGTCGCTGCTGGAGGACATCGAGCTCTTCGACGTCTACTCCGGGGAACACATCGGGGAGGGCAAGAAGTCACTCGCCTATGGTCTGCGCTTCCGCGCCAAGGACCGGACGCTCACCGCAGAGGAGGCATCCGAGGCTCGGGCCTCAGCCGTGGCGCTGGCCGTTCAGCGTCACGGGGCCGTGCAGCGCTGA